A stretch of the Candidatus Bandiella numerosa genome encodes the following:
- the secY gene encoding preprotein translocase subunit SecY codes for MKNQQSQNFGNPIMGGGELGKKIFFVILILIIYRFGTYIPLPGVNLMILDSIVKEQAKGILGMFNVLTGGALGRMSIFTLNIMPYITASIIMQLMTVLSKEFSELRKSGEVGRQKINQYSKYLSIILALFQGYGIAIGIESLNHNGIALISDPGIYFRIITMFSLMGGTIVVVWFADQINTKGIGNGSSVIIFAGIVSGLLPSVFSLLEMGKNNIVSTPFLLLCFAVVVFMIVFVVFMEKAQRKLVVQYPRKQIGKKIYAGDSTHLPMKVNVSGVIPPIFANALLLFPATIAGFNVGAETNGWRKFVESYLSQGKPLYVALYIFFIIFFCFFYSTIVFNPEETAENLRKSGAIIIGRRPGNQTKEYLQYILTRITVIGALYIAIICAVPEVLTYQFSMPFYLGGTSILIVISVVLDLSSQIQSHLLSSKYVNLMKKTNMMRRR; via the coding sequence ATGAAAAATCAGCAGAGCCAAAATTTTGGTAATCCTATAATGGGTGGCGGAGAGTTAGGCAAAAAGATTTTTTTTGTGATATTGATTTTAATTATTTATAGATTTGGAACTTACATACCACTTCCTGGGGTTAATTTAATGATTCTAGACAGTATTGTCAAAGAGCAGGCTAAAGGAATTTTAGGTATGTTTAACGTACTAACAGGTGGTGCGCTTGGTAGAATGTCTATATTCACCTTAAACATTATGCCATACATAACTGCTTCAATAATTATGCAATTGATGACGGTACTATCCAAAGAATTTAGTGAGCTTAGAAAATCAGGTGAAGTTGGTAGACAGAAAATAAATCAATATTCAAAATATTTATCAATTATTCTAGCTTTATTTCAAGGGTATGGTATAGCGATTGGGATTGAATCGCTTAATCATAATGGTATTGCGTTAATAAGTGATCCTGGAATTTATTTTAGAATTATTACAATGTTTAGCCTCATGGGAGGAACAATAGTAGTAGTTTGGTTTGCGGATCAAATAAATACAAAAGGAATTGGAAATGGAAGTTCCGTTATAATTTTTGCAGGTATAGTTTCAGGTTTGTTACCTTCTGTATTTTCATTATTAGAAATGGGAAAAAATAATATCGTCTCAACACCATTTTTATTATTATGCTTTGCAGTTGTGGTATTTATGATTGTTTTTGTGGTGTTCATGGAGAAGGCTCAAAGAAAACTAGTAGTACAGTATCCTAGAAAGCAAATTGGAAAGAAAATATATGCTGGAGATTCAACACATTTACCAATGAAAGTTAATGTGTCTGGAGTAATACCACCGATATTTGCTAATGCGCTATTATTATTTCCTGCCACAATAGCTGGTTTTAACGTTGGTGCAGAAACCAATGGATGGCGCAAATTTGTTGAAAGTTATTTATCTCAGGGGAAGCCGCTATATGTTGCGCTATACATATTTTTTATAATATTTTTCTGCTTTTTTTACAGTACAATTGTGTTTAATCCAGAGGAAACTGCTGAAAATTTAAGGAAAAGTGGCGCAATTATTATCGGTAGAAGGCCTGGAAACCAGACTAAAGAATATCTACAATATATTTTAACAAGAATTACTGTGATTGGAGCTTTGTATATAGCAATAATTTGTGCGGTGCCAGAAGTTTTAACGTATCAATTTAGTATGCCTTTCTATTTAGGTGGTACGAGTATTTTAATAGTTATCAGCGTAGTGTTAGATTTGAGCTCGCAAATTCAATCACATTTATTAAGTAGCAAATATGTAAACTTGATGAAAAAGACTAATATGATGAGGCGCAGGTAA
- a CDS encoding adenylate kinase translates to MIIVLLGAPGVGKGTQAKLLADRYHLKILSTGEILRRAIKEKTSLGIKVEAIIDQGDLVSDDIVCSLVEDELKMNNKNFSGFILDGFPRTIAQAKKLDLICVKNNLTQPYIISLNLPENEILKRLSARIYCSNCDQSYNFVTNPTKVKGTCDKCLGQNFYIRNDDKIEVIKLRLDAYLHQTKPLIHYYKKRKNYYSIEAKQSITVIHDKIASFIDQSIE, encoded by the coding sequence ATGATAATAGTTTTATTGGGTGCCCCTGGTGTGGGTAAAGGTACTCAGGCAAAATTATTAGCGGATAGATATCATTTAAAAATATTATCTACAGGGGAGATTTTAAGAAGAGCTATCAAGGAAAAAACAAGTTTGGGAATAAAAGTAGAGGCAATCATTGATCAAGGTGATTTAGTTTCTGATGATATAGTTTGTAGTTTAGTGGAAGATGAGCTAAAGATGAACAATAAAAATTTTAGTGGATTTATTTTAGATGGATTCCCTAGAACAATTGCACAAGCAAAGAAGCTTGATTTAATTTGTGTTAAAAATAATTTAACGCAGCCTTATATTATAAGCTTAAATTTACCTGAAAATGAAATATTAAAAAGATTATCAGCTAGGATATATTGTTCAAATTGCGATCAAAGTTATAACTTTGTTACCAATCCTACCAAAGTAAAAGGTACGTGCGATAAATGTCTTGGTCAAAATTTTTATATTAGAAATGATGATAAAATAGAGGTAATAAAGTTAAGATTGGATGCATATTTGCATCAAACGAAGCCGCTAATTCACTACTATAAAAAGCGCAAAAATTACTATTCCATTGAAGCCAAGCAGAGCATCACTGTTATACATGATAAAATAGCTTCTTTCATTGATCAATCAATAGAGTGA
- a CDS encoding DDE-type integrase/transposase/recombinase produces MSAIFQVSKEVYQISLFHSRFNLTLPYRGIEVSHETIRSWCYKFGKEFEKVIKRKQRKITDKCHLDEMTMKVNGEYLYYGELLTQSDMSWMYFYRIAVIRKSAIRFLSILLQSYPVPRVIVTDKLKSYIKPIKVMCPKTEHRSHKRLNNRVENAHQPTRRKEKCLIKFKSPWGIQRTLSLMGKIRNIFAMDVGRYTNTANIQRENFQKAKSILDEAMQVIAAA; encoded by the coding sequence ATGTCTGCTATCTTTCAAGTTTCGAAAGAGGTCTATCAAATCTCATTATTCCACTCTCGTTTTAACTTGACGCTGCCATACAGAGGAATAGAAGTAAGCCATGAAACAATTAGGAGCTGGTGCTATAAATTTGGTAAAGAGTTTGAAAAAGTAATAAAAAGGAAACAAAGAAAAATAACAGATAAATGCCATTTAGATGAGATGACAATGAAAGTAAATGGAGAATATTTATATTATGGAGAGCTGTTGACTCAGAGTGATATGAGCTGGATGTATTTTTACAGAATCGCCGTAATAAGAAAGTCAGCAATACGCTTTTTATCTATATTATTACAATCATATCCAGTGCCAAGAGTCATAGTAACAGATAAATTAAAGAGTTATATTAAGCCAATTAAGGTGATGTGCCCTAAAACAGAACATAGAAGCCATAAAAGACTGAATAATCGTGTAGAAAATGCACATCAACCAACACGAAGAAAGGAGAAATGCCTGATAAAGTTCAAATCACCCTGGGGAATACAACGTACTCTGTCATTAATGGGGAAAATAAGAAATATATTTGCAATGGATGTAGGAAGATATACTAACACGGCTAATATCCAAAGAGAGAATTTTCAAAAAGCTAAATCTATTTTGGATGAAGCTATGCAAGTGATAGCTGCTGCCTAA
- a CDS encoding carcinine hydrolase/isopenicillin-N N-acyltransferase family protein translates to MSTIFQFIGLFAISNLIEQSIACSGWGHVDSGKPDNAGNVILVKNRDETAAPQYVELVKYESGYSYIGLFLKNSDGSFAPKAGVNEIGLVMTSLSESTQLEAPHMCPGDRSASDIIKDTLLHHDSVEDVKGSAKSLFSKAAPAFYMLADKKEIIYVEIAPKPQGKCNTSGTTTNEYSITTQDDNGYIMHTNHYNVSGKFSQYNVKPYPSTYSRLDMLKTLLGSDKNTNTIEQYLAYAHDQTNGPNDSLFRYNVGNDLEQTLATWIVQIPQDGSAPILDVTLYQNVEVSNNVAEIKESVHKQVILTPDVFRSFEPLLGNTEICVNKEVDGSMVRGQDEL, encoded by the coding sequence ATGTCTACAATATTTCAATTCATTGGATTATTTGCAATTTCAAACCTGATTGAGCAGTCTATAGCATGTTCAGGTTGGGGGCATGTTGATTCTGGTAAACCTGATAACGCTGGTAACGTTATACTAGTAAAAAATCGAGATGAAACAGCAGCACCTCAATACGTTGAGTTGGTAAAATATGAATCTGGCTATAGTTATATAGGATTGTTTTTAAAAAATAGCGACGGAAGCTTTGCTCCTAAAGCGGGAGTAAATGAAATAGGATTGGTCATGACATCACTTTCAGAAAGTACACAATTAGAAGCTCCGCACATGTGCCCAGGTGATCGTAGTGCTTCAGATATTATAAAAGATACCTTGTTGCACCATGACTCCGTAGAAGATGTAAAAGGTAGTGCAAAAAGCCTTTTTTCAAAAGCCGCACCAGCATTTTATATGTTGGCCGATAAAAAGGAAATTATCTACGTTGAAATTGCACCAAAGCCTCAAGGCAAATGCAACACTTCTGGCACCACCACTAATGAGTATAGTATTACTACGCAGGACGACAATGGATATATTATGCATACAAATCATTACAATGTATCTGGAAAATTTTCGCAATACAATGTGAAGCCATATCCAAGCACTTATTCAAGGTTGGATATGCTAAAAACGTTGTTAGGTAGTGATAAGAATACCAATACCATAGAGCAGTACTTAGCTTACGCGCATGATCAAACCAATGGACCTAATGACAGTTTATTTAGGTATAATGTAGGTAATGATTTAGAGCAAACGTTGGCAACTTGGATTGTGCAAATTCCACAAGATGGGTCTGCTCCAATACTGGATGTTACATTATATCAAAATGTTGAAGTCTCCAATAATGTTGCAGAAATTAAAGAGTCGGTTCACAAGCAAGTAATTTTGACACCAGATGTATTTCGTTCTTTTGAGCCGCTTTTAGGTAACACAGAAATATGCGTAAACAAAGAGGTAGACGGATCGATGGTCAGAGGGCAAGACGAATTGTAA
- the rpmA gene encoding 50S ribosomal protein L27 encodes MATKKAGGSSKNGRDSHSKRLGLKKSGGQAVIPGNIIVRQRGTKFYPGENVGIGKDHTIFAITSGRVNFSSGKKNRTYISVI; translated from the coding sequence ATGGCAACGAAAAAAGCGGGTGGTAGTTCCAAGAATGGAAGAGATTCTCATAGTAAGAGATTAGGTTTAAAAAAATCTGGAGGACAAGCAGTTATTCCCGGCAATATAATAGTTCGCCAACGTGGAACTAAATTTTATCCTGGTGAAAATGTTGGAATTGGCAAAGATCATACAATTTTTGCTATCACCTCTGGAAGAGTAAATTTTTCTTCAGGCAAGAAAAATCGCACATACATTTCGGTAATTTAA
- the rplU gene encoding 50S ribosomal protein L21: MLAVIETGGKQYHVKAGDVIKIEKLDGKLGDEISFTKVLALYDSNKGSAVKIGEPFLESAEVKAEVLEQMKDKKVVIFKKKRRQNYRRKKGHRQNVTVLRITKIEEK; encoded by the coding sequence ATGTTAGCTGTAATAGAGACAGGTGGTAAACAATATCACGTTAAGGCAGGTGATGTCATTAAAATAGAAAAGTTAGATGGCAAGCTTGGAGATGAAATAAGCTTTACCAAAGTTCTTGCGCTGTACGATAGCAATAAAGGAAGTGCGGTAAAAATAGGGGAACCATTTCTCGAATCAGCTGAGGTTAAAGCTGAGGTTTTAGAGCAAATGAAAGATAAAAAGGTTGTTATTTTTAAGAAGAAGAGACGCCAAAATTATAGAAGAAAAAAGGGTCATAGACAAAATGTGACTGTTTTAAGAATAACTAAAATAGAGGAAAAATAA
- the atpD gene encoding F0F1 ATP synthase subunit beta: MNKGKVSQIFGAVLDIKFEGEVPNILNALKYKDKNREIVFEVIQHIGDGVIRAIAMDLTDGLKRGDEVIDTGKPITVPVGKGTLGRIMDVIGNPIDQKGEIKSENYSSIHRKSPELECLSTDTEILVTGIKVVDLLAPYIKGGKIGLFGGAGVGKTVLIMELINNIAKAHGGYSVFAGVGERTREGNDLYHEMIDSKVIDEENIANSKVSLVYGQMNEPPGARARVALTGLSIAEYFRDQEQQDVLFFVDNIFRFTQAGAEISALLGRIPSAVGYQPTLAMEMANLQERITSTKTGSITSVQAIYVPADDLTDPAPATSFSHLDATTVLSRQIAEQGIYPAIDPLDSTSQALSKDIVGEEHYKVAREVQKTLQTYKSLQDIIAILGMDELSESDKLIVSRARKIQKFLSQPFHVAEVFTGSPGKFVALQDTIKGFKDIIEGKYDDISEMAFYMVGSIEEVLEKAKNLK; the protein is encoded by the coding sequence ATGAATAAAGGAAAAGTATCGCAAATTTTTGGTGCAGTGTTAGATATTAAATTTGAAGGTGAAGTACCTAATATTCTCAATGCTTTAAAATATAAAGATAAAAATAGGGAAATTGTTTTTGAGGTTATCCAACATATAGGTGATGGTGTCATTAGAGCGATTGCAATGGATTTGACTGATGGACTAAAGAGAGGAGACGAAGTTATTGATACCGGTAAGCCAATAACTGTCCCTGTTGGAAAAGGAACGCTTGGAAGAATTATGGATGTTATTGGTAATCCAATTGATCAAAAAGGGGAAATAAAAAGCGAAAATTATTCTTCTATTCATAGAAAATCTCCCGAGCTAGAATGTTTATCAACTGATACAGAAATTTTAGTAACAGGAATAAAGGTTGTAGATTTGCTAGCCCCATATATTAAGGGTGGAAAAATTGGTCTATTTGGAGGGGCAGGTGTTGGAAAAACAGTATTGATAATGGAATTAATTAACAATATTGCTAAGGCCCATGGTGGATATTCAGTATTTGCAGGAGTTGGAGAGAGAACACGGGAGGGGAATGATTTATATCATGAAATGATTGACTCAAAGGTTATTGATGAAGAGAATATTGCTAATTCAAAGGTTAGCTTAGTGTATGGGCAGATGAACGAACCACCTGGAGCGAGGGCAAGGGTTGCATTAACTGGGCTTTCAATAGCTGAATATTTTAGAGATCAAGAACAGCAGGATGTATTGTTTTTTGTAGATAATATTTTTAGATTTACTCAAGCTGGTGCGGAGATATCAGCATTGCTAGGAAGAATACCATCTGCAGTTGGGTACCAACCAACACTTGCAATGGAAATGGCAAATCTTCAAGAAAGGATTACTTCAACAAAAACTGGTTCCATTACCTCAGTTCAAGCAATATATGTTCCAGCTGATGACTTGACTGATCCAGCTCCCGCTACATCGTTTTCTCATCTTGATGCAACGACTGTTCTAAGTAGGCAAATTGCAGAGCAAGGAATATATCCTGCAATTGATCCATTGGATAGTACATCTCAAGCATTATCCAAGGATATAGTAGGTGAGGAACATTACAAAGTTGCTAGAGAAGTTCAGAAAACATTGCAAACGTATAAGTCACTACAGGATATAATAGCAATTTTAGGTATGGATGAGCTTTCTGAAAGTGATAAATTAATCGTTTCAAGAGCTAGAAAAATTCAAAAATTTCTATCACAACCATTTCATGTTGCAGAGGTTTTTACAGGTTCTCCAGGAAAATTTGTGGCTTTACAAGATACCATAAAAGGATTTAAAGATATTATTGAAGGCAAATATGACGATATTTCGGAGATGGCGTTCTATATGGTTGGTAGTATTGAAGAAGTTTTGGAAAAAGCAAAAAACCTAAAATAA
- the atpG gene encoding ATP synthase F1 subunit gamma: MPSLKYIKNRIKGINSTKKITQAMKIVSASSLRSAQNSIVNSEAYLKGFQKLLIDVNNKAPDLLEQFISLSTKIDKSKTLFVAFGSDKGLCGSFNSKITGYITSKLQQNNDVKIFCVGNRISQYMQAHHKKNIEESVPFFRENNKKISYNASVLLSKEIKDVFIKEKFSECRVIYTKFNSVLSQQVKDIKLIPLQMDEIKNTDCFAKSDGEIFEFDNDIELILKKLIDDYIAATILHVCAHSLTCEHSTRMLAMDSATKNSDKMLKELNLLYNRSRQAIITKELIEIISGAEATN, encoded by the coding sequence ATGCCATCACTAAAATACATAAAAAATAGGATAAAAGGAATAAATTCTACTAAAAAAATTACTCAGGCAATGAAGATAGTTTCTGCATCTAGCTTGAGAAGTGCGCAAAATAGTATAGTTAATTCGGAAGCTTATTTAAAGGGGTTTCAAAAGCTTTTAATAGATGTAAATAATAAAGCTCCAGACCTTTTGGAGCAATTTATTTCTTTATCTACGAAGATTGATAAGTCAAAAACATTATTTGTTGCTTTTGGCTCTGATAAAGGTTTATGTGGTTCATTTAATTCGAAAATAACTGGCTATATTACTTCTAAATTACAGCAAAATAATGATGTTAAAATTTTCTGTGTAGGCAATAGAATTTCACAATACATGCAGGCGCATCATAAAAAAAATATTGAAGAAAGCGTACCTTTTTTTAGAGAGAATAACAAAAAAATTTCCTATAATGCCTCTGTTTTATTAAGTAAAGAGATTAAGGATGTGTTTATAAAAGAAAAATTTAGTGAATGTAGAGTTATATATACAAAATTTAACTCTGTTCTAAGTCAACAAGTTAAAGACATTAAGTTAATACCACTACAAATGGATGAAATAAAAAATACTGATTGTTTTGCAAAGTCTGATGGGGAAATTTTTGAGTTTGATAATGATATAGAGCTAATTTTGAAAAAATTGATTGATGATTATATTGCCGCTACCATTTTACATGTGTGTGCTCATAGTTTAACTTGCGAACACTCAACGAGAATGTTAGCAATGGACAGTGCTACAAAAAACTCAGACAAAATGCTTAAAGAGTTGAATTTGCTATATAATAGGAGTAGACAAGCTATTATTACAAAAGAATTAATTGAAATTATTTCTGGAGCGGAAGCAACTAATTGA
- the atpA gene encoding F0F1 ATP synthase subunit alpha codes for MKASEIVDVLKNEIANLEHKVEFEEVGQVIKIFDGVAIAYGLDNVEFNEIVQFENGVEGIVFNIEEDNVGIVILGDDKDIKEGEIIKRKKQFFEAPTGKSLLGRVVDAFGNPLDNKGELKDVVYKKVDVKAPGIIARKSVHEPVQTGIKAIDSLVPIGRGQRELIIGDRQVGKTSIAIDTILNQKEINKSNDESEKLYCIYVAIGQKRSSVAKIVKKLEEAGALEYTIVVVASASDPTPLQFYAPYVGCTMGEFFRDNGMHALIIYDDLSKHAVCYRQMSLLLRRPPGREAYPGDIFYVHSRLLERAAKLSDEMGAGSLTALPIIETQAGDVSAYIPTNVISITDGQIFLETELFYKGIKPAINIGLSVSRVGSAAQIDAMKKVAGTMKLDLAQYREMQAFSQFASDLDSSTKDLLERGDRLTELLKQPLYAPLQIEEQVISIFTAVKGFLKEIDVRNISDFENKLLFQIKKDKKDLLKKIRQEKKLSEEMQIELTDYLNQFVKLYS; via the coding sequence ATGAAAGCTTCAGAAATAGTAGATGTACTAAAAAATGAAATAGCCAATCTAGAGCATAAAGTAGAATTTGAAGAGGTTGGTCAGGTCATAAAAATTTTTGATGGCGTTGCAATAGCATATGGTCTTGATAATGTTGAATTCAATGAAATAGTACAATTTGAAAATGGCGTTGAAGGTATAGTTTTTAACATTGAAGAAGATAATGTTGGGATTGTTATATTAGGGGATGATAAAGATATAAAAGAAGGTGAGATTATAAAGCGAAAAAAACAATTTTTTGAGGCTCCGACAGGTAAAAGTTTATTGGGGCGAGTTGTTGATGCCTTCGGAAATCCACTTGATAATAAAGGGGAGCTTAAGGATGTTGTTTACAAAAAAGTAGATGTAAAGGCTCCTGGAATTATTGCTAGGAAATCAGTTCATGAACCTGTTCAAACAGGAATAAAGGCTATTGACAGTTTAGTGCCAATTGGTAGAGGTCAACGTGAGTTAATAATTGGAGATAGACAAGTTGGAAAAACCTCTATAGCAATTGATACTATACTGAACCAAAAAGAAATAAATAAGTCAAACGACGAAAGTGAGAAGCTATATTGCATATATGTAGCAATTGGTCAAAAAAGATCTTCGGTTGCAAAAATTGTGAAAAAATTAGAGGAAGCAGGCGCTTTAGAATATACAATTGTTGTAGTTGCCTCAGCATCCGATCCAACTCCATTACAATTCTATGCTCCATATGTTGGATGTACAATGGGGGAATTTTTTAGAGATAACGGTATGCATGCATTGATTATTTATGATGATTTAAGCAAACATGCAGTGTGCTATCGTCAGATGTCGCTTTTGTTAAGGAGACCTCCTGGAAGGGAAGCGTATCCTGGTGATATTTTTTACGTACACTCAAGACTTTTAGAAAGAGCTGCAAAGCTTTCAGATGAGATGGGAGCCGGTTCGTTAACTGCATTACCAATTATAGAGACTCAAGCAGGAGATGTTTCTGCATACATACCTACAAATGTTATATCAATAACAGATGGACAAATTTTTCTAGAAACGGAATTGTTTTATAAAGGGATTAAACCTGCTATTAATATCGGGTTATCTGTTAGTAGAGTTGGATCGGCAGCTCAGATAGATGCAATGAAAAAAGTTGCTGGGACTATGAAGCTTGATTTAGCTCAGTATAGGGAAATGCAAGCTTTTTCTCAATTTGCATCTGATTTGGACTCATCAACAAAAGATTTACTTGAAAGAGGTGATAGGCTTACTGAGTTATTAAAGCAACCACTATATGCTCCTTTACAAATTGAAGAGCAAGTGATTTCAATATTTACAGCAGTTAAAGGCTTTTTAAAGGAGATAGATGTGCGCAACATAAGTGATTTTGAAAATAAGTTGCTTTTTCAAATCAAAAAAGACAAAAAAGATTTACTAAAAAAAATTAGGCAAGAAAAGAAACTTTCTGAAGAAATGCAGATTGAGCTTACAGACTATTTAAATCAATTTGTAAAACTATACTCTTAA
- the atpH gene encoding ATP synthase F1 subunit delta — protein MISENVIVERYALALFINMKKLGQIDKVFGEINYFFAQIQVNKSVEKLLLNKCAPKKTKMVFCNTLLGKMKISDLSRSFIVVLIEKKRLYLLKKIITSLEKIIDKKNNIQTLKLILAKQQDDGYLDKVKNELTKYFHSMSIKFNINYDNEILGGVIIKKDSLMLDLSFRSRIKEIKFLTNRRKFKINELGII, from the coding sequence ATGATTTCTGAAAATGTAATAGTCGAAAGATATGCTTTAGCATTATTTATAAATATGAAGAAGCTGGGTCAAATAGATAAAGTTTTTGGCGAAATTAATTATTTCTTTGCTCAAATTCAAGTTAATAAGTCTGTTGAAAAATTATTATTAAACAAATGTGCACCTAAAAAAACAAAGATGGTGTTTTGTAATACTTTGCTTGGCAAAATGAAAATTTCAGATTTATCAAGAAGTTTTATAGTGGTGCTAATAGAGAAAAAAAGGCTATATTTATTGAAAAAAATTATCACTTCACTGGAAAAAATAATCGATAAAAAAAACAATATACAAACGCTAAAGTTGATTTTAGCAAAGCAACAAGATGATGGCTATTTAGATAAAGTGAAAAATGAACTAACTAAGTACTTTCACAGCATGAGTATTAAGTTCAATATAAATTATGATAATGAAATTTTAGGAGGCGTTATCATTAAAAAAGATTCACTAATGCTAGATTTATCATTTAGATCAAGGATTAAGGAGATAAAATTTTTAACCAACAGGCGTAAATTTAAAATTAATGAATTAGGTATAATATGA
- a CDS encoding iron-sulfur cluster assembly protein, translated as MELKDFIKQGSESIFRDFTEEELNSVNKINGTRDKIIAILKLIYDPEISVNIWDLGLIYNIETSSKNIINIEMTLTSPTCPVADAIPQEVKKKIEQIMKNASEVNVQLVWQPKWDKSMMSEEAKFILDMM; from the coding sequence ATGGAATTAAAAGATTTTATAAAACAAGGTAGTGAAAGTATATTCAGAGATTTTACTGAAGAAGAATTAAATAGTGTCAATAAAATAAATGGAACAAGGGATAAAATAATCGCAATACTTAAGCTCATATATGATCCGGAAATATCAGTAAATATTTGGGATTTGGGATTGATTTATAATATTGAAACTTCCTCAAAAAATATAATTAATATAGAGATGACACTAACGTCTCCAACTTGTCCAGTTGCAGATGCAATTCCACAAGAAGTGAAGAAAAAAATTGAGCAAATAATGAAAAATGCAAGCGAGGTTAATGTACAACTTGTTTGGCAACCCAAATGGGATAAATCAATGATGAGTGAAGAAGCAAAATTTATTTTAGATATGATGTAA
- a CDS encoding aminotransferase class V-fold PLP-dependent enzyme → MNKIREDFPFFNQKNCVTFLDSAASSQKPKCVIDKIVEFYSYNFANIHRGIYDLSAKATEDFEKVRSHVAKFINANSDKEIIFTKSATEGINLVAHSFGKSFVTEGDEILISAIEHHSNIVPWQQLCIERNATLTIIPISEDGELRFDEFEKLISSKVKLIAITHMSNVFGSIVDVKRVVKVAKKYGVKVLVDACQSIAHMKIDVTDLDCDFLVFSSHKLYGPTGVGILYGKYKMLDSISGYQTGGSMIDDVSFEKSTFLKPPYKFEAGTPAIAEVIAFGEALHYLNSIDLLKSWEEEKEIAKYIRSEIGKLKNFKIFGHNEDTSIISITHINAHHSDIGEILNKSNVAIRAGHHCAKPLMNFLEVLGVARISLGIYNNLEDAHKLVEALKKVNNFFA, encoded by the coding sequence ATGAATAAAATACGTGAAGATTTTCCATTTTTTAATCAAAAAAATTGCGTTACTTTTTTAGATTCTGCAGCTAGCAGCCAAAAACCTAAATGTGTTATTGATAAAATTGTAGAATTTTATTCATATAATTTTGCCAATATTCATAGAGGAATTTATGACTTAAGCGCAAAAGCTACTGAAGATTTTGAAAAAGTAAGATCCCATGTCGCAAAATTTATCAATGCCAATTCAGATAAAGAAATAATATTTACAAAAAGTGCAACTGAGGGAATCAATCTTGTTGCGCACTCATTTGGAAAAAGTTTTGTTACCGAAGGAGATGAAATATTAATTTCTGCTATCGAGCATCACTCAAATATTGTTCCTTGGCAACAGTTATGCATAGAAAGAAACGCTACATTAACGATAATTCCTATCTCTGAAGATGGAGAGCTTAGATTTGATGAATTCGAAAAACTTATTTCCTCGAAGGTGAAGCTGATTGCAATTACGCATATGTCAAATGTTTTTGGATCAATTGTTGATGTTAAAAGAGTAGTTAAGGTTGCCAAAAAATATGGTGTAAAGGTTTTGGTTGACGCTTGCCAATCAATAGCGCATATGAAAATAGATGTTACAGATTTGGATTGTGATTTTTTAGTTTTTTCATCTCATAAATTATACGGTCCAACAGGTGTTGGAATTTTATATGGAAAATATAAAATGCTAGATTCTATATCAGGTTACCAAACTGGTGGTTCAATGATTGATGATGTGTCATTTGAAAAAAGCACTTTTTTGAAACCACCATATAAATTTGAAGCAGGCACACCAGCAATTGCAGAAGTTATAGCGTTTGGTGAGGCATTGCATTATTTAAACTCAATTGATTTGTTGAAATCTTGGGAGGAAGAAAAAGAAATTGCAAAATACATAAGAAGTGAGATTGGGAAATTAAAAAATTTCAAAATTTTTGGTCATAACGAAGATACAAGTATTATATCAATAACTCATATCAATGCGCATCATTCAGATATTGGAGAAATACTAAATAAAAGCAACGTTGCAATTAGAGCGGGTCACCATTGTGCAAAACCACTGATGAATTTTCTTGAAGTACTTGGTGTAGCAAGGATATCATTAGGCATATATAATAACCTAGAAGATGCTCATAAGCTAGTTGAGGCTTTAAAAAAAGTGAATAACTTTTTTGCATAA